One Nicotiana sylvestris chromosome 12, ASM39365v2, whole genome shotgun sequence genomic window carries:
- the LOC138883485 gene encoding uncharacterized protein — protein sequence MGILTHLALQRQTLGREIKKLANDGIRLDEIEEGGSDGVLKLNDRFCVPDVDGLRKDMMEEAHSLRPIDKVRAFPTRKDDRFRRAAFQKRLGTNVKVSVAFYPQTDGQAERTIQTLKDMLRACVIDFGGNWDDHLPLIEFPYNNNYQSSIGMAPYEALYGRRCWSSVGWFEAAEVPMIGPEFVCNP from the exons ATGGGTATCCTGACCCATCTTGCATTACAAAGGCAAACTTTGGGTCGAGAAATTAAAAAGCTAGCAAATGATGGAATTAGATTGGATGAGATCGAAGAAGGAG GAAGTGatggagttttgaagttgaatgatcgATTTTGTGTGCCTGATGTAGATGGGCTTAGGAAGGACATGATGGAAGAAGCTCACAGTTTGAG ACCGATTGACAAAGTCCGTGCATTTCCTACCAGAAAAGACGATAGATTTCGCAGAGCA GCATTTCAGAAAAGATTAGGTACCAACGTCAAAGTGAGCGTCGCTTTCTATCCACAAACCGACGGTCAAGCAGAAAGGACCATTCAGACTCTCAAAGATATGTTGCGAGCatgtgttatagattttggaggtaattgggatgatcacttacCACTTATAGAATTTCcttacaataacaactatcaATCCAGTATtggtatggctccttatgaagcgTTATATGGGCGAAGATGTTGGTCttcagtgggttggtttgaagcAGCAGAGGTGCCGATGATCGGTCCAGAGTTTGTTTGTAATCCTTAG